gtaagtcttcaaattgaagaatttttggattttaagttgatatttacccgcgatactaaatctgtcatgatcctgaatgctacaatgcgaagccccattacgctatgcgtatggggctgctggtcgcagttaattgcatgattactaagaaatgagagcacttttgggcgagtaagtctcactgtgttagttatatgaaaggtactttaacctgaaacacggaaattcagggaaacttttgaggtaccaaaactttttattatctttaatatgaccactgccattccagcaagagttgttatcataccaactttttatgaaatggggccctggccTTTAGGAGCTGATGAGATGGATTATAGATagtctttattattattatcattattgttatttcattttatttatacaGGATGGCCCCGTCAGTAATCTAGTACTGTTTTCCAGGGGGCCCTGtaaacacatacatgcaaaGTAACAATTACAGCAAATGTCTTAACATTGTATTACACACTTGAAAGCAGTACCAATGTATTTGCCAGTCATCATGGATCGAAATTGACCATGACCTCTTGAATGATACTAGATGTATGTAGAATGGTGTATTTCCCATAGCATTTGGTAATATAGCTCTGAGTCGCAGGGATCTTGCCAAGTTTCTTATTAAAGTGTTGTGTGTATCACTGATGGTATACTAAAATAGCTTTCTCTGTGTTGGTCCAACCAGTGTATGCCCATATCTGTGTATTGATAGACTGACATCTGAATCTCATTTAATCAGGACATACATCATTTGTAGTTTTTGCTTACTAAGAGTTCATTCTGTGTAAATTTAAAAGGCTGTGAACACAACAAAGAGCATTATACATTGGTTGAATTAATTACATTTTTAGGGGTATATTGTGTCATGTTGAATCCTTCTAGTATCTAGCTGGTACAGAGTCATCGACGGATAATACTTATCCGTAATGATTCAGACAGGTACTTGTTTTAATTGAGTGATGCACAGTTGGTCAAGAATTGTTAAAGTACCTGCCATGTTCCTACTGCTTCCTCAGTCCCCGAACAGCCAGAGTCCTTGACCATCTCCAGCACCGGATACGATGGAGTGCGGCTTAATTGGGAGTCACCATCCCATCCGAACGGACCAATCACCTACTACCAGGTTTCGCACCGCATGCAAGCCCTTGAGGAGACATCCACTCACCCCAGCGTAACGCAGTATTGGATGTCGATGCTGGTAGGCACCAAGTCTGGCAATGACATTGATGAGTGGAAGACAGTAAATGTGTCGGGCACCAGCGCTGAGCTCACACTGGACTGTAGTCAGGCCGGAGAGCAAGGCACCAACTTTGACTTCCAGGTCCTAGCGGTGAACATCCACAATGGGAAGATGCTGCTTGGTGCACCTGCCTCTACCTACTACAAAGCATGTGAACCACTACCCAGTGAGTACAGGATGCTGCTGATGACTAGATTGTTACGGGGAAGCAGCAAAGTGTTGGGCAAATTTGAGAGTGTTTTATTTACCTTCTTATACAATTGTCGCATTTATTAGGCCTACTGATTGATTGATGTCTATCCCCTCACTCATAAGGTCACTCCCACTCATAAGGTCAAGGGTCCAATGCCACTTGTAATGTCCTTGAATAAGATTGCACTCTTCCCATCCTACGACCCTCACAGGTACAAGTGGAATGAccatatgattattatgatagcCTTGTAATATGTTAGTCAAATGTCAATGTAAGTCAATCCAGGCCACATGAACCAGGATCTGGTTCATGATTCAAAGCTCAGTTGGGTGttatttcttattgtttttaaatTGAAAGATGTGTAAATGCATTGTCTCTCAAATTCATGTGAATTCTTTGGTTCCTCACACATATGCTGACTTGTTGATAAAAGAGCTTTGTGAATGTCCTTGAAGATTTGAGAGCACATCATCCTCTGACTCATGCTGACTTTCTTTTCACTTCTCTAGCCAACCTGGAACCATTCTTGTGGCTGATCCTCCCCGGGGTAATTCTCCTTCTCATTCTGGCAATATGCCTCTACCAGGTCCAAGCCAAGCTTGGCAAGTCGTGGCCCGAGCCTGCTTACAAGGACATTGTCAAGAACAGAAATGTAGTGAGTATTCCAACACAGACTTCAAATCAatctatctcttttttctttgtctttcttaCATGCATGAATGTGTTCATAAATCTTGCATATTTTTTTCCAGTAATGTTGAGAGCACATTTGACCTTTTATgtcaagaaaataaacaacCTTGGCTCAGTCCTTATCTTCTGTtgatcaacacacacacacacacacatattatctTGTTTGAGGAATTTTTCATCCTATCATTATGCCAATTTAGGCCACTTTGCAACTTACATCAAAGCACAAACTCACCTGCATGCTACTGTAAAGGTTTTGACTCTAATTATGTAATGTTATATTTACCCTTCtatccctcgcatttattctGCAGAGCTCGCGTCCATTTTGGATGGCAAGGGAGGCAGAGAAGGAAACATTTGATGTCATCCCTGGGAATAGTCGATTACTGAATCCTGAGGTGGCGACAGTGGCTGAAGACTTCCAGGACTTCTCTAAGGGTCCTACCCTAACAATTCACATGGTGACATCCATTGACGCTGAGCTTAGTAGTAAGGATATTCTGACACGAACGCTCAGCATTGACAGCGGTGTTCCTCCCTCGCCAAATGACAATGAGCTGTCGTCATTGAGCGGGGATGAAGTGTTTCCCATGCAGTGCTCGGCAACCAAAGACCACCATGAGCTGTGCGCCTCTCGGGATGCTGGGTCCAAGAGAGGCCATCATGGCCGACGGTTGGCTTCGTCCTCATCAAGCTGTGAAGGCGTCACCCTGCTTCCTCCCATTGCTGAGAAAGGGGTGCTGGGCTCAGAGGATACCAAAGGCATTGTCCATGGCTtctacaatgatgatgacaatgatggttTTGATGCCTGTATGTCCACATCAGGGATAGACAGTATCAAGAATGACATGAGAAAAGAAAGGTTGCCCAACATCTCTGACACCCTTCAAAGTTCATTTCAGTATCCACATAAGGGCATAGGAAGTGGGAAACAAGGTTTTACAATGGCAGATGACTTCAGTGGAGAGCTAGATGACAGACTGATAATGGTGTCTCCGAAGCTAGCAGCTGTTGGTGATTTTGAAACATCAGAGATGGCCTACTCTGTGCTAGGTGCTTCCATGAGTCCAGGGCTTGCCAAGACAGACCCTGCCTTGGTAGGTGTGGCTTTAGATAATGGGTACGTGTCAGGATCTATGGCATATTCTGAAGTTGCAGCGAGATGTGATGCGAGTCATCAGTCCACTCCAACACAAGAGTCCTCTTCTCTGGGATATGTGAGTGAGGATAGCCTTGTCTACACCAAGCTGTCCATCCTTAAAGCCAGGCAAGCTGTGGATAATTTGCCAAAGGGTGAAGCTGCAGAGACAAAAAACCTGGCCCCGTCCTTGACAGTCATTCCTGCTTCTCTGACAACAGAGTCCTCACCAAGCATCACAAACATGTCCAAGGGCTTGAGAGCCACTGACTTGCACAAAAACAGCAGTGCAGATCCTGAGGGTGAAGAAACATCTGAACAGCAACCGTTTTCCGGTCCCTCCATCTCACCCTTAGTGCTAGAATTGAATACAACGAAGATCAGTGATTATGTCTCTGGGCAGGATTTGCTGTTCTCTCTGCCTTCATCTCCAGTATCTCCTCAAGGGTTCTCTCAAGATTTCTCTGAGTCCATCTCTAGTTACGTCAGGGCAGGATGTGCTGTGCCGTGTTCCAAGACACCTATGCCATTTCCAATGCCAGTTCCTTGGTGCACGGAAGGTAACATCAATGCCGGTAAAGACAAtctgcaagacaccaatgtggaTGAATTCCCAGAGTCATCTGTACCCTCTCTCTCCATACTACCCTCACTGGAGTCTCTGGTGTACAAGGAAGGCACATTGGTAGAAGACCGCGGACCTTCGTTGGGAGACGCGGTGAAGGACAAGCCAAAAGAGGACGTCAGTGAGATGAAGCGCGCCAGAAACGAGTCCATTGTGTCATCCAGCTCATCCTCGGGGTACATCAGTGAATCTGGACTCATTTCCAGGGAGATCACAAAGACAGGGGCAGACTCGGAGGAGTGTTTACACTATGCCAACCTGGCCTTCTCTGATGACTCTGAGACGGAGACAGAGGGAGAAGCCACGATGTGTGAAGACAGGCTTTCAGAAGAAGGGAGTGGCAGTGTAGGGAAAGAGACCCTGGAAGACACGGCTGGAGGAACGCCCTCTGAGATGGCCACGGAGACAGGAGGTGACAACTCCATCCAAGACCTCCACGCTGACAAGCTTGGGGCAGATTTGCAAATCAACGGAGGCGACAGTGAAATCACCAGCAGTCAGGTTGCTGGAATTAGTCGGCTAGATGAGGGAAAACTCATAGTACATGGTTCAGATAGTTGTGTGGGCAAGACTGTCACTCTGCAAGAAGGGTATGTCCAGTGGAGGGGCCATGATAGGCTTGGAGGAAAACACTCCCTTGAACATAGTGCAGCAGGTACTGGAGCAGACTATCAAGTTCCAACCAAGTCCAGTCTGACTGACTTCTCTTTCTCTGCGGACTACGTCCCTTACTGCCCAGGCAATGGGTACTCCAGTAATACTTCGAGTAACAGTGAAGTGGAAATGCGATATCTACCAATGTCACCAATCCACAAGAATATGGTCGACAGCGAAACTGCTTTGTAGTATGTGGAGTCATGTGTTGCCTGATTCAAACACGTTGACAGTAATACAATGTAATCTGCTCTCTGCAGGGGGTTGTTGAAGCCGAGGATTCTCTGTAACTCTGCTACAGCAATTTGTTCCCTTGGCCATTGTTGGTCAACCCTGACAGACACAGCATCATTCTGGTATGAATGGTGTAAATGTAGGGAACAGAGACAGATGAAATTGGTAGGAGCAGAGAAGGCTGAAggattttattttgaaatgttttatgcctccgcaacacAGTGTCCCCAGAGGACACTATGTTTCTGGTTGTCCATCTGTCCTTCTGTAAGTCTTTCCATCCGTCCTTTTGTTCAATTTGTGGACATTGTAACATGAAAACTGCTTGAAGTAtcataatgaaacttggcatgttaTATACAAGTATGATAGGACAAAGTTGTGTCTATTGTcatttgggtgcacatgctaagattcaaaggtcaaggtcaatgctTAAAAATTTCACTATGTCCTCCATATTTTTGCtgtgcctgaaggtttttttgtttttttttccttgaacatcagtgtacacatgtattatCAGATAAAGATTCTTTAGGGAATATGGAGCAGACTATGATTACTTCAGATTGTGATAGTTTTGCTTTCAGCTTTGGTTGTTGAAACAGTATACTTGTACGTGGCATTTAGAATCAATGCAGGTGGGGAGAtgtacaaacaaaaagacaaaagccTGTGTCATTAGACCCGATATAAAgttttattattgctattaaaCCTTTAGAGGAATTGACCCACATACTGTATCATTGAATTTACCTGATTACTTTAATATGCATTGTGTGCCTTTTTAATGCTTGAATGTATATATTTTCCAAACGTAAAGCATCATTCCAAGattaatttgtttttacaaattttctaacaatgcatttttttttttgacagcatTGTGGAAGATAAGTTCAGtgtgcaaaataaatttgataatTGATGTTTATGTACTTGTTACATTGCAATTATACAAAAAATGCAGTTGGTAATTTCCATCCATTTTAGCATTCAAAATGATTGTGATGATAGGGTATTGTGTACtatcatttttgtaatatattttctaGCATTACAATTGTGATATTAAGGACAAGTGTTCTTCAGATTTTCTTGGATGCTTTTGCCGcattttgtacataaatttCAGTCTTCTACACCATTGATGGCAAGTTACATGTATGATGCAAGTCTTATTTTACGAGTGTAAATCAGTCATTGAATTATGCTAGCATGAATTGCCagatgagagaaggagagagagagagagagggagggagagcgGAAGAGAGAGATGAGGGCAGGTGAAGCAAAGCTGATCTGTCTTGTCCATTgtaatgcatgtatgtatatatgtttctCCTCAGGTACTTCTATGTTGAACTCTGACCCCATGTTGGCATTTGTGTGTACATTACATTTCAGTGTGCCAATATCCATGAATATTAGATTGCTCTTTGTTAACCCAGAATATCACTGTTGTAACTCTAGCTGTTTGCCCCTAACTTTGTGCATCAGCACAGGATAAAGGCATTCTTCCCTTCATCTAGTCATGATACAGTCATGGCAAGAGATAACCAAGTGGCATTATGGGGTTTATTTTTCTAAATATGTAGAGGGCAGCATTCAAATTTGCATCAAGTTGAAGACAACTGTCCATATAGTTTGCCATCGACGCAATCTCGTCTGGTGACAAGACAAAACTTTGCAGAAATGTGTTGAAGCATATGGAGGTGGGACCATGAAAACAAGGGAGTCggatgtaaatgaaaaataatgaggTTTTGTGTCCATAGTGAATTAGAGTCATCCGCATACTTTGTCACCAGTTTGATTGGCGCCCTCTTGTGACTGATATTCTTCGTGAGGcagaaatcccccccccccattgcgtGGTTGTATGCGGTGTTTCCTTGAAGCCTCCAAAAGTGCCAAAGCTTTGTTATGATAGTAAATAAAATGAGTTTCAGTATCCTGTCCGTAATCATCCCTAGCAGTTCCACAGTAACACTGATCAAGTGCAGAATGTaaatatttgtttgaaattCTTCAAATCTATGAAACTAGGTTGTGGTCAGCTGATTTTCTATTTGTTGACCCAAAGTGACTCAGTACTATCAACTCCCTTGTGCcacttttgtgattttgtgattgtgatacagtgcactcccgttataacgaaatgctcgggaccggcagttttctttcgttataacgaaattttgttataaccgaacaaatacaatatataacaaaaacaaggaaaccacgtaTATATCATaatctgtttgttgaatactcatcTTACACTGTGCAGATATGTGAAACGGAATGGTACACTGTACGTTTTAAATTTCGTTTGGATATTACATTAAAGAGAGCATAAAATTgacggaaactgtgcgtgacacacggAGCGAACACACCGTGATGTAAAGCGTTCGCCCATGCTTGTTCCGTTACGAATTTCGaaagcgatccgcatttcgttataacggagcacatttcttttgtttttctttgtccttggggctcggaaaagacttcgttgtaacgaaaatttcgctataaccgtgttccttataagcgaattttgtaccatagacattaatggcgataattttgggaccagaagttttacttcgttataacgaaattcgttataaccgtgttcattgtaacgggagtgcactgtatcttgGTACCAGAACCAATGCACcttggtacatgtattataaagaGCAAAAGCTGGATCAGAATTTTTCTGATCTGTGCTGTGATAATGGTAAGCAGCAGATGTTCATCAGTACTATTAAATTTGTTTAGTGTGTAGCAAATATTTTCATGGATTTTGTGTATCCCTCAAAAGAAATTTCTGCATTTCTGTCACATACATTGAGATGATAGACATATCTGTGCATTAATCGTGTCTGTAAGGATGCCATACCAGGCTGGACGTACTGGTGAATTTTAATTATTGGCTTTTGATTTGATCAGCATTGATATCATATGATGCATATGACTTTGAAAACATGTCAGTAATGAGAAATATTGTGCACTTCTTCTTGAAAAGGAATCATGTGTGGATTCTGAATTTACTTACTGAATTTGGTAAGTTGAAAGTTGAGtaaaatggtacaatgtatgtggaggTTAAAATGCGGAGAGTTGTTATGTGTGAATTATGTCATCTGCAATAGAAGTATACAGTGAACTGATTGCTTGGGACTGGAACTATGTTTCTAAGCACTGATCTTCTGATTATGACTGTTGAATTGCCATAGCAATGATCCATGTGGAATACAGACCAGGAAGTGTATTATTGGAGTTGTGTTTACAAAGAGCCTAGAGAATGTGTGTGGTGACATTCTGTTCTGTGAATGATTTATGGGTCTTTGTAATAGAAATGTGATTATCCAAAGTTTCACATCTTTGAGTGTAACAGTAAGGAGAActgtaaaataaaatatattctgtagaggtttttgtttagtttttgtgatgtaaaGATGTGTACATGCTCCAAGGCACTGTTaatagaaaattatacattgtagttggtTTAGGAGAgacgaatatatatatagagagagagagttagagagagagagagagagagagagtataggatatacagtgtacaatgcattGTTAAATGTTAATATGAATTGCAAATCGTGTCTGGTTTTGTGTAGTTTCGtagaaaaaaatgtcatcaaaacTGACTTTCTGTTATAATGTACAATTTAATTCCTTCAGATGTAGGCTGTAACATACAGTGCATATCATGTTTATTAGTGTTAGGGAACTAAGCAGAAATCAATGCTGTCAAAGAGAATTAGTGACATGTCACCACAAAAGCCCCAGCAATATTCAGATTGTAGTTTTCTTGtaagttttttttgtgtgtgtgtgtgtgtgtgtgtgtgattgtaaaGACTCTAGATTCTCAACTTACCAGTTATATTTAGTTGTCCCACTTTATCAAAATTTGCCACACTTttttaaaaagagcaaaaaGCCAGCCACCAATCAGTTTTGATTAAATTTGATCTAAACCTGTAGATGTGATAAATTGTGGTGGGGGTGCAGACACCAGTTGATTCAGTTGAATAAGCCGATTCAAGATATCAAAGTATACACCCTTCATAAACATCAGGAAGTTTTGA
This sequence is a window from Diadema setosum chromosome 13, eeDiaSeto1, whole genome shotgun sequence. Protein-coding genes within it:
- the LOC140237052 gene encoding uncharacterized protein, encoding MGETGVVPGLGMILLLISMTSIQLVAGIEGEIFPLNGTYEVGTNVEVTCTLDVGSLPPVTAQDIEWYKGENLIPPQSYQVVTNVKSRITLRNVSLADTATYFCAIQGDMQSDFLGTYIQIGYAPKKARDLTCASSNMLDYHCTWVPVETGIETDHTFWYRKYQSGVFTWEECPNKDPEPNKCTLTRNDHSGSTQYVYIKSVNLLGEVQTDTLYFNPDTETVPNEPTDLRLSAEGPTSLRAEWELPSDWNIYYTYNIQYRVRYKAASQDGGWSNACFVSLHHFSFDSVSIPVSNPSCSISGLNPHTMYDVQVSAKLLFNTVWGDWCDSEQARTAESEPSGKVQNLGVDQQFNSSEDSLYLRNVLISWEPLKEAEQRGVILGYKVRVPQPDGCRDNRTRLYTVNVTQVYIEGLERFCEYVVEVQAYNSQGLGPVESMILSDMTSAPERPTGVAAKTLSHQSILVSWDEPTVVQGYITAYTVYWTKATDQDLEYQREMSANEHSVIIDELKGYVLYYFRVSVTNSKGESSRSSQVQNKTAEWVPGAAPTNLTVTAVPGTNSLELDWIEVPEEEAHGVIIGHTAYYCLLVDLSESGDVPGWSDSWNSTSCTEPIRNKRFGQHEATPVRLTSVKPFSQYLVWVSANTSVGEGPRSDHPSIGTSSQRGPSQPVDVRVTTVTSTSIGIAWSAPQIKNGIIQYYKVFLEGDVVSDQHEYMAGESLSYMVEGLYGHENYSLQVQAWTTEGGELSDRVVQVTDIGVPEQPESLTISSTGYDGVRLNWESPSHPNGPITYYQVSHRMQALEETSTHPSVTQYWMSMLVGTKSGNDIDEWKTVNVSGTSAELTLDCSQAGEQGTNFDFQVLAVNIHNGKMLLGAPASTYYKACEPLPTNLEPFLWLILPGVILLLILAICLYQVQAKLGKSWPEPAYKDIVKNRNVSSRPFWMAREAEKETFDVIPGNSRLLNPEVATVAEDFQDFSKGPTLTIHMVTSIDAELSSKDILTRTLSIDSGVPPSPNDNELSSLSGDEVFPMQCSATKDHHELCASRDAGSKRGHHGRRLASSSSSCEGVTLLPPIAEKGVLGSEDTKGIVHGFYNDDDNDGFDACMSTSGIDSIKNDMRKERLPNISDTLQSSFQYPHKGIGSGKQGFTMADDFSGELDDRLIMVSPKLAAVGDFETSEMAYSVLGASMSPGLAKTDPALVGVALDNGYVSGSMAYSEVAARCDASHQSTPTQESSSLGYVSEDSLVYTKLSILKARQAVDNLPKGEAAETKNLAPSLTVIPASLTTESSPSITNMSKGLRATDLHKNSSADPEGEETSEQQPFSGPSISPLVLELNTTKISDYVSGQDLLFSLPSSPVSPQGFSQDFSESISSYVRAGCAVPCSKTPMPFPMPVPWCTEGNINAGKDNLQDTNVDEFPESSVPSLSILPSLESLVYKEGTLVEDRGPSLGDAVKDKPKEDVSEMKRARNESIVSSSSSSGYISESGLISREITKTGADSEECLHYANLAFSDDSETETEGEATMCEDRLSEEGSGSVGKETLEDTAGGTPSEMATETGGDNSIQDLHADKLGADLQINGGDSEITSSQVAGISRLDEGKLIVHGSDSCVGKTVTLQEGYVQWRGHDRLGGKHSLEHSAAGTGADYQVPTKSSLTDFSFSADYVPYCPGNGYSSNTSSNSEVEMRYLPMSPIHKNMVDSETAL